One genomic region from Pseudochaenichthys georgianus chromosome 15, fPseGeo1.2, whole genome shotgun sequence encodes:
- the efemp1 gene encoding EGF-containing fibulin-like extracellular matrix protein 1 isoform X2: MLGICVCLFAVFTHVHSQEAEPEPVYYTCTEGYEYDSTKEQCRDIDECELLEDACKGGMQCVNHFGGYLCLPKSAIIYISKDGEQVQLPDPVSAVSAVPAVPAVPAVPAVLPIQPVPPRTTGTHGISPNSRTIRCTAGYTADEQNFCRDIDECATGRHTCVPEQTCYNTRGSYTCQCPQGYQKNGDHCVDRDECALTNYCMHRCVNTQGSYYCECNAGHKLASNNHSCVDVNECDVENPCQHHCYNLIGSFLCQCDQGYDLAADKVSCQDIDECSFSSFLCQYQCVNSPGSYSCECPEGYQLQGNRLCQDINECESGTHNCQEDEMCWNYYGAFRCYPRNPCEAPYTKTAENRCICRSQAECLNLPPSIVYKYMSIQADRTVPADIFQIQATNMYTNTQNTFRIKAGNEAGEFFLRRSSNVSAMLVLTKSLSGPREYVVDLEMVTLHLTMNYRSISVLRLTIIVGPYAF, encoded by the exons ATGCTGGGGATCTGCGTATGTCTGTTTGCGGTTTTCACACATGTCCACTCTCAGGAGGCTGAGCCGGAGCCTGTCTACTACACA TGCACAGAAGGGTATGAGTATGACAGTACCAAAGAGCAGTGCAGAG ACATCGATGAGTGTGAGTTATTAGAGGATGCCTGCAAAGGAGGTATGCAGTGTGTCAACCACTTTGGTGGATACCTCTGCCTCCCCAAGAGCGCCATCATCTATATCAGTAAGGATGGCGAGCAGGTGCAGCTGCCGGACCCTGTCTCTGCTGTCTCTGCTGTCCCTGCCGTCCCTGCCGTCCCTGCTGTCCCTGCTGTCCTGCCAATCCAGCCTGTACCCCCCCGGACTACAGGCACCCACGGGATCTCTCCGAACAGCCGCACCATCCGCTGTACAGCCGGATACACTGCAGATGAGCAGAACTTCTGCAGAG ACATAGATGAATGTGCGACAGGCAGACATACTTGTGTTCCTGAACAGACGTGCTACAACACCAGAGGCTCCTACACCTGCCAGTGTCCTCAAGGCTACCAGAAGAATGGAGACCACTGTGTAG ACAGAGATGAGTGCGCCCTGACTAACTACTGCATGCACAGATGTGTGAACACACAGGGCTCATACTACTGTGAGTGCAACGCAGGTCACAAGTTGGCCAGCAACAACCACAGCTGTGTTG ATGTGAATGAGTGTGATGTGGAGAATCCTTGTCAGCACCACTGCTACAACCTGATTGGTTCCTTCCTCTGCCAGTGTGACCAGGGCTACGATCTGGCTGCAGACAAAGTCTCCTGCCaag ACATTGATGaatgcagcttctccagcttcCTGTGTCAGTACCAGTGTGTTAACAGCCCAGGAAGTTACTCCTGTGAGTGTCCAGAAGGATATCAGCTGCAGGGAAACAGGTTGTGTCAAG ACATAAATGAGTGTGAGTCGGGGACCCATAACTGCCAAGAAGATGAAATGTGCTGGAACTATTACGGAGCCTTCCGTTGCTATCCCAGAAACCCCTGCGAGGCCCCTTACACCAAAACCGCTGAAAA TCGCTGTATCTGCCGCTCTCAGGCTGAGTGCCTGAATCTCCCACCGTCAATTGTCTACAAATACATGAGCATCCAGGCGGATCGCACCGTACCAGCAGACATCTTCCAGATTCAGGCCACCAAcatgtacacaaacacacagaacacCTTCAGGATCAAAGCTGGGAACGAGGCAGGAGAGTTTTTCCTGAGG CGTTCCAGCAATGTGAGTGCCATGCTGGTGCTAACCAAGTCTCTGTCGGGCCCCAGGGAGTACGTGGTGGACCTGGAGATGGTCACTCTCCATCTGACCATGAACTATCGCTCCATCTCTGTGCTGCGGCTCACCATCATAGTCGGGCCATACGCTTTCTGA
- the efemp1 gene encoding EGF-containing fibulin-like extracellular matrix protein 1 isoform X1 yields MFITSATCTPTNIQHLLHFLQNKNQRARIRNKNITRGHLRQIGDPQVIAVLLRGLVDMLGICVCLFAVFTHVHSQEAEPEPVYYTCTEGYEYDSTKEQCRDIDECELLEDACKGGMQCVNHFGGYLCLPKSAIIYISKDGEQVQLPDPVSAVSAVPAVPAVPAVPAVLPIQPVPPRTTGTHGISPNSRTIRCTAGYTADEQNFCRDIDECATGRHTCVPEQTCYNTRGSYTCQCPQGYQKNGDHCVDRDECALTNYCMHRCVNTQGSYYCECNAGHKLASNNHSCVDVNECDVENPCQHHCYNLIGSFLCQCDQGYDLAADKVSCQDIDECSFSSFLCQYQCVNSPGSYSCECPEGYQLQGNRLCQDINECESGTHNCQEDEMCWNYYGAFRCYPRNPCEAPYTKTAENRCICRSQAECLNLPPSIVYKYMSIQADRTVPADIFQIQATNMYTNTQNTFRIKAGNEAGEFFLRRSSNVSAMLVLTKSLSGPREYVVDLEMVTLHLTMNYRSISVLRLTIIVGPYAF; encoded by the exons ATGTTCATCACAAGTGCTACTTGTACTCCGACTAACATCCAACATCTACTGCACTTTCTGCAGAATAAAAACCAGCGCGCACGGATTCGCAACAAAAACATAACCCGGGGACATCTTCGGCAAATTGGAGATCCGCAGGTAATTGCAG TGCTGCTCCGTGGTTTGGTCGACATGCTGGGGATCTGCGTATGTCTGTTTGCGGTTTTCACACATGTCCACTCTCAGGAGGCTGAGCCGGAGCCTGTCTACTACACA TGCACAGAAGGGTATGAGTATGACAGTACCAAAGAGCAGTGCAGAG ACATCGATGAGTGTGAGTTATTAGAGGATGCCTGCAAAGGAGGTATGCAGTGTGTCAACCACTTTGGTGGATACCTCTGCCTCCCCAAGAGCGCCATCATCTATATCAGTAAGGATGGCGAGCAGGTGCAGCTGCCGGACCCTGTCTCTGCTGTCTCTGCTGTCCCTGCCGTCCCTGCCGTCCCTGCTGTCCCTGCTGTCCTGCCAATCCAGCCTGTACCCCCCCGGACTACAGGCACCCACGGGATCTCTCCGAACAGCCGCACCATCCGCTGTACAGCCGGATACACTGCAGATGAGCAGAACTTCTGCAGAG ACATAGATGAATGTGCGACAGGCAGACATACTTGTGTTCCTGAACAGACGTGCTACAACACCAGAGGCTCCTACACCTGCCAGTGTCCTCAAGGCTACCAGAAGAATGGAGACCACTGTGTAG ACAGAGATGAGTGCGCCCTGACTAACTACTGCATGCACAGATGTGTGAACACACAGGGCTCATACTACTGTGAGTGCAACGCAGGTCACAAGTTGGCCAGCAACAACCACAGCTGTGTTG ATGTGAATGAGTGTGATGTGGAGAATCCTTGTCAGCACCACTGCTACAACCTGATTGGTTCCTTCCTCTGCCAGTGTGACCAGGGCTACGATCTGGCTGCAGACAAAGTCTCCTGCCaag ACATTGATGaatgcagcttctccagcttcCTGTGTCAGTACCAGTGTGTTAACAGCCCAGGAAGTTACTCCTGTGAGTGTCCAGAAGGATATCAGCTGCAGGGAAACAGGTTGTGTCAAG ACATAAATGAGTGTGAGTCGGGGACCCATAACTGCCAAGAAGATGAAATGTGCTGGAACTATTACGGAGCCTTCCGTTGCTATCCCAGAAACCCCTGCGAGGCCCCTTACACCAAAACCGCTGAAAA TCGCTGTATCTGCCGCTCTCAGGCTGAGTGCCTGAATCTCCCACCGTCAATTGTCTACAAATACATGAGCATCCAGGCGGATCGCACCGTACCAGCAGACATCTTCCAGATTCAGGCCACCAAcatgtacacaaacacacagaacacCTTCAGGATCAAAGCTGGGAACGAGGCAGGAGAGTTTTTCCTGAGG CGTTCCAGCAATGTGAGTGCCATGCTGGTGCTAACCAAGTCTCTGTCGGGCCCCAGGGAGTACGTGGTGGACCTGGAGATGGTCACTCTCCATCTGACCATGAACTATCGCTCCATCTCTGTGCTGCGGCTCACCATCATAGTCGGGCCATACGCTTTCTGA